In Paenibacillus sonchi, the genomic stretch GCACATAAGAGAGACATATGAAGGGGAGCGTTCTTGTTGGAAGCTAAGCAATTAAACAGGGGTCTTAAGACAAGGCATATTGAACTGATTGCACTCGGGGGGACCATTGGTGTGGGCCTCTTTATGGGATCGGCCAGCACGATCAAATGGGCAGGGCCTTCAGTGCTGCTGGCTTATCTGCTGGCGGGAATCATCATGTTTTTTGTTATGCGCATTATGGGGGAGATGCTGGTGCTGGAACCGGTGACCGGCTCTTTCGCTACGTTTGCTCACAAGTATATTCATCCGCTTGCGGGTTTTATGACCGCCTGGAGCTACTGGTTCCTGTGGGTTACGGTAGGGATGGCGGAAGTTACGGCAATCGGGATCTATGTGGGCTACTGGTTTCCGGGGATTCCGCAATGGCTGCCGGCATTGGCAGGTGTAGGGATTATCGCGGCGGCTAATCTGGCGGCGGTGAAGTTCTATGGAGAATTTGAATTCTGGTTCGCCATGATCAAGGTGGTGGCCATTGCGGTAATGCTCGTGCTGGGCACTGGGATGATCTTTTTTGGTCTGGGTAATGGAGGGCATCCCATAGGCCTTTCCAACCTATACAGCCACGGTGGTTTTTTTGCCGGGGGCTTGAAGGGTTTTCTGTTTGCGCTTTGCATCGTCACGGCCGCCTATCAAGGGATTGAACTGGTGGGGATTACGGCCGGAGAAGCCGAGAATCCGAAATATACGCTGCAAAAAGCGATCAAAAACATCATCTGGCGCATTCTGATTTTTTACGTGGGCGCGGTCTTTGTGATTGTCACGATCTATCCTTGGGATCAGGTGGGGGAAATCGGCAGTCCGTTTGTTTTGACCTTTGCCAAGGTGGGGATTGTGGCTGCGGCGGGCATCATTAATTTTGTGGTGCTGACCGCCGCCATGTCCGGCTGCAACAGCGGAATTTACAGTGCGGGAAGAATGCTGTATACGCTGGCGAAGAACGGACAGGCCCCGAAGTTTTTTGGCAAAGTCTCGAAGACCGGTGTACCGAGGAACAGTATTATCACGACAATCGCCCTGCTGCTGCTGGGTGTTCTGTTCAACTATCTGATGCCTGACTCCAAGCTGTTTCTGTACATATACAGTGCCAGTATTCTTCCGGGAATGGTGCCGTGGTTTGCACTCGCGGTCAGCCAGTTCCGGTTCCGGGCGAAATGGCGAAGCGAAATGGGCGCGCATCCGTTCAAGTCACTGTTCTTTCCGGTCAGCAACTATATCACGGTAATCTTTCTGTCGCTGGTGCTGGTCGGCATGTGGTTTAATCCGGATACCCGCACTCCCCTGATTGTCGGCGCAGTCTTTATTCTAATGGTCATTGCCGGATATTATGTGTTCGGGATTGGCAGAGGCCAGCAGCGTTAACAGGGAATGCCATGCGCTGGTCAAGCTGGCGCGCTGTAATTTATTAATAAATCCAGAGTGCCTGGTTCACTTTATTTAGCAGCTCAATACAACCGATATTAATATGGAGCCTTGAGAAAACTCCATGAAAGGAATTATTGAGCTTGAAGACTACGATCAAAGCAGCCTTATCCAGAACTCTGCCATTTATAGTGATGGCGGCAGCCTACTTTTTGTACACAAAAATTAATAAAATGTCCAATCCGCAGGTAGAGGCCATAGGTTTTTCCCCGTATGCGATTTTTTTTGTAGGGGCCGTATTATCCTGGAAATTTAACCGGAGCCGGGAATTTTACATTCTGCTGATTCTTGCGCTTTGTATCGCGTCCATGGCCTATTTGCCGGAGATTTCAGGTACAGCCCTGCGGAGCGGAGATGTTTAT encodes the following:
- a CDS encoding amino acid permease — its product is MEAKQLNRGLKTRHIELIALGGTIGVGLFMGSASTIKWAGPSVLLAYLLAGIIMFFVMRIMGEMLVLEPVTGSFATFAHKYIHPLAGFMTAWSYWFLWVTVGMAEVTAIGIYVGYWFPGIPQWLPALAGVGIIAAANLAAVKFYGEFEFWFAMIKVVAIAVMLVLGTGMIFFGLGNGGHPIGLSNLYSHGGFFAGGLKGFLFALCIVTAAYQGIELVGITAGEAENPKYTLQKAIKNIIWRILIFYVGAVFVIVTIYPWDQVGEIGSPFVLTFAKVGIVAAAGIINFVVLTAAMSGCNSGIYSAGRMLYTLAKNGQAPKFFGKVSKTGVPRNSIITTIALLLLGVLFNYLMPDSKLFLYIYSASILPGMVPWFALAVSQFRFRAKWRSEMGAHPFKSLFFPVSNYITVIFLSLVLVGMWFNPDTRTPLIVGAVFILMVIAGYYVFGIGRGQQR